CTGGCAGACCCTCACGGACCGGGAGGGCCGCTACGCCTTCCGGGACCTGGAGCCCGGCGTGTGGCAGGTGATGCTGGACCCCGCCTCCGCTCCCTTCCCGCCCCTTCCCCACCCCGAGGCCCTGGGCGAGGGCTACCGCCACGGGGTGCGGGTGCAGGGGCTTAGCGTCTCGGACTTCCCCCTGAAGGCCCCCAAGGGGTTCCTCGAGGCCTACCGGGAGACCACCCTGCGCTTCGGGCCCCTCACCCTGGAAAAGCGCCTCCTTCCCCTGAAGGAGGGCTTCCGGGTGGTCCTCCTCCTTCGCTCCCAGGAGCCCCTGGAGGACCTCACCGTGCGCGACCCCCAGCCCGACGGCACGGAGAAGACCTTCCACTTCGCCCTTTTCAGCGGGGAGGAGGTCTTGGAGTACGCCCTGGAGGAACCCTACATGTCCGACCCCGAGGTGCGCTGGAGGTACCCATGAAGCGGGTTTTTGCCCTCGTTCTCCTCTTGCTTCCCGCTTTGGCCCAGCCCGTGGCCCGCGAGCTCAAGGCCACGGTGGTGGGGGACGGGGTGGGCTGGGAAACCCACGCCTTCCGGATCTGGCTCGTGATCCCGGAGAAGGGGAGGGTCCGGCTGGACCTCTTCTCCCCGGGGTTTGACCCCACGGACTACCGGAGCGCCCTTCTGGGGAAACCGGAGCTAGGGGACGAGCGCTACGACGGGGGGAAGGGGGAGCTTAAGGCCACCTTCCGCCTCTATAGGGACGGGAAGCCCCTCCGGGAGATGGCCTTCGGGGTGGAGCCCCACCGCTGGGTCCCCTTCTTTGAAGGGGAGATGGAGGCGGGCGTCTACCTCTTTGAAAGCGAGCTTCTCGGAAACGGCAAAAACGCCTTCGTCCTCCGCGTGGAGGCCCCGAGCTTCAAGCTGTCTTTGGACCCCAAGCCCCAGCTCATCCTGGACGTCTTCACCCAGACCACCACCCTCCGCCTTCTGCCGGACGAGCGGGGCCGGGTCTGGGTGGAGCCCCTTGGCGTCTACTCCGAAGGCCCCTTGGAGGTGGCCTTCTACGACGAGGACGGCCCCGAGGAGCTTCGCGCCCGGGTGCGCTACGAGGACGGCTCCGTGGAAGAGCGCCCCGTCTCCGGGGACCGGGGGTGGACCACCTACACCAAGCGCCCGGGCCTCGCCCTCTTCGGCTTCACCCAGCCCCCCACGGCCAGGCAGCACTCCAACACCGTGGCCTTCCGGGTGGGGGCCTGCACCTCTTTGGAAAACGGGGTGCTGAAGGCCATCCCCCCAGGGGAGGCCAGGGCGCGGGTGGTGGACGAGGAGGGCAAGCCCCTCCCCGTCCCCGTAGAGGAAAAGGACCGGGTCTTCCGGCCCCTCCTCCCCGAGGGAGCGAGCCTCCTCCGGGTGGAGGCCCGGGGGGCCGTTTTCGTCCAGGAAGGCTGGGCGGAGGTAGGCTGCCCCGGGGGGGAGGTCACCTTCGTGGTCCGCCTTCCCAAGCCTCCCGCGCCCGAAAGGCCCCCGCAGGGAGAGGTGCGCTTCAGGGTGGCGGTGGCCCTGCCCGGGGGCGACCTCCCCGCCAAGGCCACCCTCCGCCTCGGGGACCTCGAGGCCCCCGTGGACGGGGAGAGGACCCTCGCCCTGCCCCGGGGCCGCTACCCCCTGGCCGTCCTCGCGGAGGGGGCCCGGGTGGAGGCCCCCCAGGAGGTGGAGGTCCTCCCCGGAAAGAGGCAGGAGGTCCTGGTGCGCCTCCTGCCGGAGGTGGCCCTAAGCCTCGCCCCCAAGGAGGTCTACCTGCGGGTGGGCGAGGAGGGGGAGGTGGTCCTCACCGCCACCACCCCTTACCCGGGCCTCCTCCCCGCGGAGCTCTCCCTGGAGCTTCCGGAGGGTCTTACCCCCTTGGGGGCCTCCCGGGCCCAGGGGCCCCTCACCAAGGACCGCCCCTTCCAGCTCAGGGTGCGCTTCCTGGCGGAGAAGGAGGGGACCTACGCCCTCTCGGGCCTCCTCGCCCCCTGGGGGCTTAGGGCGGAGGGAAGGGCGGTGGTGGTCCGCCCCGCCACCTTCCGCCTCGTCAAGGAGGCCCTCACCCCCGAGGTGGAGGCCGGGGGGGTGGCCCGCTTCCGCGTCACCGTGGTGAACGAGGGGGACGAGGAGGGGAGGGCCGTCCTCGTGGACCGCTTCCTGGGGACGGAGGAGAGGCGGGAGGTCTTCCTGAAGGCCAAGGAGGGGCGGAGCTACGAGTTCGCCTTCCCCGTGCCCCTCGAGGCCCAAGGGACCCTGGTCAACCGGGCCGAGCTCTCCACCGGGGAGAAGGCCGAGGCCGGGGTGCGGGTCCTCAGGCCCAAGGCCCACCTGGAGCGGAGCCTCCCCCACCGGGTCTACCTGCCCGGGGAGGAGGTGGTCCTTTCCTTCCTGGTGGAGAACCGGGGCGAGGCCCCCATGCGCTACGTCCTGGAGGACGCCTGCCCCGACTGGCTGAGCCCCCTGGAGCCCGCCCGCTTTGAGGGCTACCTCAAGCCCGGGGAAGAGGCCCTCCACGCCTACCGGGCCCGGGTCCTCCTGGGGCCCGAGGCGGAGGGCGCCTGCGCCGCCACCCTGCGCACCCCCACGGAGACCCTGCGGGCGGAGGTGGCCCTAAAGAGGCGGCCTCTCCTCCTGGAGAAGGAGGCGGACCCCCCGCGCCTCCTGGAGGGAGGCCAAGGGGTCTTCCGCCTCCGGGTGAGGAACCCCGCGGACCACCGGGTGGAGGTGGAGCTCAGGGACATCCCGGGCAAGGGCCTCGGCATGGACCCCTGGAGCGAACGGGTGGCCCTGGAGGCGGGGGAGGAGAGGGTCTTCACCCTCCCCTTCCGGGCCGAGGCCGTGGGCGAGCTGGAGAACGGGCTTTCCGCCTTCCTCGGGGAGACCCCCGCCGCCTTCCCCGTCAAGGCCAAGGTGGCCGTCCTCCCCGTCCTCGTCCCCGAGCGGACCTCGGTGGTGCGCCTCCCCTTCCGGGTGGAGGGGGAAGGGGACGCCCTTCTCCTCGGCTTCAAGCCCCCGGAAGGGGCGGAGTACAGCCCGGGCTCCGCCCGGCTGGACGGGAGGCCCGTGGAGGAGCCCAGGGTCCTTCCCGACGGCACCCTGGTCTGGCGCCTCCCCTTCGCCCGGGAGGGCCTCTTGACCCTCACCCTCCTCCACACCCGGGCCCTCCCGCCCCTTCCCGAGCCCGCCCTCACCCTCCTTCGCCTGGACCGGGAGCTTCCCCTCAAAGGGGGGCTTCGCCTGAGGGACTACGAGGGGGCCAAGCCCCTTTCGGCCAAGCGCAAGGGGCCCATCCGGGAGCCCATGGACGGGGCCATCGTGCAGCAGGAGGCCGTGGCCTTGAGGATTGAGGCCCCTCTCGGGCCCATCGCCGTGCGGGTGAACGGCCTCGAGGTGGAAGGCCGCCTCCTGGGGGAGGCCCAGTACGACGAGGAGCGCAAGGTGCAGCGCCTGGCCTACTACGGGGTGCCCCTCCGCCCCGGCAGGAACGTGATAGAGGTGGAAGGCCCGGGCTTCTACGACAAGGTGGAGGTCTTCCGGCCCGGGCCCCCCAAGGACCTCGTCCTGGAGCCCGTGCGCCTCCGGGCGGACGGGCGCACCCCCCTGGAGTTCCGCCTGAAGGCGGTGGACGGGATGGGCCTTCCCACGGGCTTCGGCCTCGCCACCCTCGAGGCCGACCCCGAGCCCATCGCGCCCGACGCCAGCCTCCTGGAGCCCGGCTACCAGGTGCTCCTGCGGGACGGGGTGGGGACGGTGATGCTCAAGCCCCTCCTCACCCCAAAGGAGGTGCGCCTCCGGGCCCGCTTCAACAAGCTGGAGAAGACCTTCCGCCTCTTCGCCGGGGGCGCCCAGGAGCCCCTCTGGCTCGCCCAGGGGAGCGTGGGCGTGGCCTACGACCCCGAGGAGGGGAGGCCCCGCCTCTTCGGCCTCGCCCGGGGCTACGTGGAAGCGCCCCTGGAAGGGGGCTTCCTCCAGGGGGCCCTGGACACCACGGGAGGGCTTTCCCAGACCCCCGAGGCGGGCTTCTTCCCCATCACCGGCTCGGGGGAGGAGGCCCGGCGCCCCCTGGCCTCGGACGACCCCGTGGCCCTGCGCTACACCACCCCCGAGTACACCCTCGCCTACGAGCGGGGCCCCCTGGCCCCGGGCCTAGGGGAGGCCACGGCCCTCCGCCTCGCCACCCGGGGGGACGCCAGGGTGGAGGCCTTCCTGGCCCTCCTCCCCAAGGGGAGCGTGCGGGAGGAGATCGTCCCCGACGGCACCGCCTTCTACCGCCTCTCCGGAAGCCCCGCCCCGGGCTCCCTCCGCCTCTTCCTGGTGGAGGGGGGGAGGACGAGGGCCCTGGAGGCCGGGGTGGACTACACCTACGACTTCCTGAGCGGGGAGATCGTCCTCGCGAGGCCCCTCGCCCCCTTCACCCCCGAGTTCGCCCCGGTGCGCCTCGTGGCGGAGTACGCTCCCCTTTCCGCCCCCAGGGAGGAGCTCGCCCTTGGGGCCCAGGCGGCCTACGAGGCGGGGCCCTGGCGCTTTGGGCTTGGGGGGTACCTGCGCCTGGACCTCCAGGGCTTCGCCTCCCAGGGCTACGCCCTTGGGGCCTCCCTGGCCTATGGGGAGGGGGGAAGCGAGGTGGGCCTCGAGGCCGCCTTCGCGGGGAAGTGGCGCTTCGGCCTCTCCGCCGCCCTAAGCGAGGGGCCCCTCGAGGCCCGGGGCAACCTGGCCTACGAGGAGGGTGGGGAAGTCCAGGGGGCCTTCCGGGCGGCCTACGACCTGGGCCCCGGGGCGGTGGCCCTGGAGCACACCACCCCCGGCCGCACCGGGCTCGTCTACGAGGCGAAGCTCGCCCGGGGCTTCCGCTTCGGCCTGGGGGCGGGCTACGCCTGGCGGGAGGGGGGCCTCTACCTCCTGGGCCGGGCCGCCTACCAGGAGGGCCGGGCCCGCTTCGGCCTCTCCCACGCCTACCTCCTCTCCGGCGGGCAGGAAACCCGCCTGGACCTCCTCTGGCCCCTGGGGGAGGCCCTGGAGGCGGAGGGGAGCCTGGCCTACCTCTGGGGGGAGGGCCTGCAGGGGGCCTTCGGCCTGCGCCAGCGCCTGGGGAGCGCCAACCTGGCCCTCTCCTACCAGCTCCCCACGGCGAGCGGGGAGGGGAACCGCGCCCGCTTCGGCCTGGAAGCCCCCCTCCCCCTCACGGAAAACCTCTCCGCGAACCTCGGCCTCTACGCCCTCTACGCCTTCTCCGGGGGGCAGGGGGAGCTTGGGGGAAGCCTCGGCCTCCGCTACGCCCGGGAGGGCCTGGTGGCCACCTTCGGGGTGGAAGGGGCCCTCGGCCCCAAGCTCACCCTCCGGGGCGGGGCGGCGGGGAGCCTGGACCCCGAGAACACCCTGGGCCTGGACTTCGCCCTCTCCCTCCTCCCCGAGGCCAAGGGGCGCTTCAGCCTGGCCTACGCCCTCCGCGCCTCGGACCTCTCCCTCCTCACCTACCACCGCTACGCCACGGAGACGGGCCTCCTTGAGGGGCAGCTTGCCGCCGCCTACGCCCCCTTCCCCGCCTTCTCCGTGCGCCCCGCCTTCGGCTACCGCTATCCCTTCCCCGACCCCGAAGGGGCCACCTACGCCCTCGGGCTCTACGCCACCCTCTTCCCCACGGAGCTTCTGGGCCTCGGGGGCGGGGCCAGCTACACCTTCCAGCCCGCCACCGGGGCGAGCGACCTGAGCTTCTCCGTGGAGGGCACCCTGCGCCTGAGCCCCCTCTGGCTCTCCCTGGGCTACCAGTTCGGGCCCAGCCTCTTCGCCCCGGAGGGGGTGTACCTGAGGCTGGACGTCTTCGGAGGGAGCCGATGAGCGTCTGGACGAGAACCGCGCCGGTCCTCCTCGTTCTCCTCCTGGGCCTCGCCCAGGCCCAGGTGGTCACGCCCTTCGCGAAGCGCTACGAGACCAACGACCGGGGCGACATCCGGATGGTGGGGAACACCCTGATGTGCGCCTCGGGTTCCGGTGTCTACGGCTGTAACACCAGCACGATGAACAACCCAAGCGCGAACAACAACGTGTCCATGGTCTTCCTGAACGCCGACCCCACCAACCCCTCCTGGCCTAGCGGAAGAGGAGGTTCCAGCGCCGCCCAGCTCAACCTCCCTTCCGGCGCGCAGGTCCTGTGGGCGGGGCTCTACTGGGGGGCGCGGGCTGACCCAAGCGCCTCCGGGCGGAACACCATCTACCTCAAGCCTCCGGGAGCCGTGGACTACCAGGCGGTCCCGGGTACCCTCCTCGGCACCATAACAAATGCGGGCACCCCCAGCTCCCGCCCCTACGTGGCCTTCGCCGACGTCACGAGCCAGGTGCGCTCTGCAGGAAGCGGCACCTACTGGGTGGGCGGCATCCTTGCACAGACGGGAAACAGTGGCCTCGGTTTCTACGCAGGCTGGAGCCTGGTGGTGGTCTACCGCGACCCCAACGCCACCTTAAAAAACCTGGTGGTCTACGACGGCCTGGCGACGGTGAGTGACGGTAACGATGTGTCCATCACCCTCTCGGGCTTCCTCACCCCTTTGGTGGGCGCCGTGAACGCCCGGGTGGGGGCCGTGGCCTTTGAGGGGGACGGGGGCCTCACCGGGGACCGGCTTCTCCTCAACGGCTCCTCCCTGAGCGACGCACAAAACCCGCAGAACAACTTCTTCAATAGCTCCATCTCTTATCTGGGAACCCGCTTCACACAAAAAACCCCGGACTTCGTAAACCAGATGGCGGTGGACGTGGACCTCGTGGACGCCACCGGGAAGCTTTCCAACGGCGCCACGTCGGCCACGGTCACGTTTACTTCCTCAGGGGACATATACTTCCCCGTGGTCATGGCCTTCGCCGTGGACCTCTACCTCCCCGACCTCATCACCACCTTCACCAAGACCGCCTCCGACCTCAACGGCGGAGACCTCCTGGTGGGGGACCACTTGGAGTACGCCGTGAGCTTCAGCAACACCGGGCTGGACGGGGCCACGAACGTGGTGGTGGTGGACCCCATCCCGGCGGGCACCCAGTACGTCCCGGGAAGCCTCCGGGTGGTGCAAAACGCGGCGGCGGCGCCCACCGGCACCTTCACGGACGCCCCCGGTGACGACATCGCCGAGTACAGCCCAAGCTGTCCCGAGGCGGGGGGAGGGCCTTGCGTGCGCTTCCGGCTCGGCACCGGGGCAAACGCCAGCCAGGGCGGCCTCGTCCTCCCCGGAGAAGGGGCGGAGGTGCGCTTCCGGGTACAGGTGCTCCCCAGCGCCGCAGGCCAAACCATCTCCAACACCGCCAAGGTGAGCTACAACGCCCAGACCCTGGGAACCGGCTACAGCCAGGAGGCCACCTCAAGCGCCTCGGTCACGGTGGTGGGCTTCACCCTGGCGGGCCAGGTCTACCACGACCTCGAGCCCAACGGCCTGAAGTCCTCTGGGGAGAGCTGGAGCGACGGGGCCACGGTCTGGGTGAAGCTCCTCCAGGGGGGAAGCGTGGTGGCCCAGGCCCAGGTGGACCCGGGAAGCGGTGTGTTCAGCTTCACGGGGGTGGCCCCGGGAAGCTACACCCTCTTCTTGGACAACAACAACGATCCCTCCGACACCACCCCCACCCCCCCTCCGGGCTGGCTCTTCGTCAACCCCCCCTCGGGTAGCCTCAACGTGAGCGTGTCCCAGGACCTCTCCGGCCTGGACTTCGGCCTCTTCCACGGGGCGAGGCTCGTGGGCACCGTCTTCTACGACGACGGGGAAGGGGGCGGCGCCGCCAACGACGCCTGGCAGACGGGCGGGGAAAGGGGCGTCTCCGGCGTGGCGGTCACCGCCCAGGGAAGCGGCACCCGCTCGGCCACCACCGACGGCCAGGGCCGCTACGTCCTCTACATCCCATGGAACTTCGGCCCCTTCACCCTCTCCCACCCCCTGCGCCCGGCCACGGGCTGGAACGACGGGAGCACCGCGCACCCGGTTTCCGGCTGGAGTGAGGCGCAGAGCCCCGCTTTCCCCACCCTGGACGCGGGGGCCATCGCCGGGACCGAGGTGGCCCGCAACTTCGGCGTGGTCCGGGAAAGCCGCCTCTACCCGCCCCAGACGGGCCAAGCCGCAAGCCCCGGGGTGGTGGTCTACGCCCACCTCTACCGCCCGGGCACCCTGGGAGGCCTCACGCTCTCCCTGGCCAACGCCCCCTCCTGGACGGTCCAGGTCCGGGTGGACGGGAACTGCGACGGGGACTTTGACGACCCGGGGGAGGGCTTCGCTTCCTTGCCCCAGACCCTTCCCGTGGGGCCTTCCTGGCCCCGGGAGGCGGACGGGAGCCTAAAGGCCTGCGCCCTCGAGGTGCGGGTCCTCGTGCCCCCCGGGGTGCCCGCGGGGGCCGTGGACGTGACCCTCCTCCAAGGGGCCCTCTCCTGGGCCAATAACCCCGGGGTGGTGGACCTCCGAAGCCTCGCCGACACCACCACGGTCTCGGGGGGCGAGGTCCGGCTGGAGAAGAGGGTGCGGAACGTCAGCCAGGGCACGGGGTTCGGCACCCTGGGGGAGGGGAGGCCCGGGGAGGTGCTGGAGTACTGCGTGGCCTACCGCAACCTGGGCACGGCCTCCGTGAGCCAGTTCGTCCTCACCGACCCGGTGCCTTTCTTCACGGATCCTCTCCCCTCCGTGCCGGATTACGGGGGAAAGGCCATCCGCTGGAGCCACGGGAGCGCCACCCTCTACCTCACCGCCTCCCAGGGGGACGACGCCGGGGAGGTCTCAGGCGGGGTGGTGAGGGTGGAGGTGGGCAACGTGGGCCCGGGGGAGGCGGGGGAGGTGTGCTACCGGGCGCAGATCCGCTGAGGGGCCGCGTAGGCGGCAACGCCGCTTGGCTTGCTCTCCTGGGGCTACTCCCCCGTCCGGTCCCGGTACCTGAGCCGGGCCAGGCGTTGGGGGAAGGAGAGGTGGGCGGCGTAGGCGGTGCCCTCGCGGGCCACCCGGTCGGAGGCCCAGGCCTCGTAGCGGGCGGCCAGGCGCTCCATGGCCTTCCGGAAGGCTTCCAGGACGGTAAGGAGGGCCAGGGCCCGATCGCTTTCCCCTAAGGGGTGGGCCTGGAGCCTTAGGGCGAGCTCCTTGG
The sequence above is drawn from the Thermus thermophilus HB8 genome and encodes:
- a CDS encoding DUF11 domain-containing protein, producing the protein MSVWTRTAPVLLVLLLGLAQAQVVTPFAKRYETNDRGDIRMVGNTLMCASGSGVYGCNTSTMNNPSANNNVSMVFLNADPTNPSWPSGRGGSSAAQLNLPSGAQVLWAGLYWGARADPSASGRNTIYLKPPGAVDYQAVPGTLLGTITNAGTPSSRPYVAFADVTSQVRSAGSGTYWVGGILAQTGNSGLGFYAGWSLVVVYRDPNATLKNLVVYDGLATVSDGNDVSITLSGFLTPLVGAVNARVGAVAFEGDGGLTGDRLLLNGSSLSDAQNPQNNFFNSSISYLGTRFTQKTPDFVNQMAVDVDLVDATGKLSNGATSATVTFTSSGDIYFPVVMAFAVDLYLPDLITTFTKTASDLNGGDLLVGDHLEYAVSFSNTGLDGATNVVVVDPIPAGTQYVPGSLRVVQNAAAAPTGTFTDAPGDDIAEYSPSCPEAGGGPCVRFRLGTGANASQGGLVLPGEGAEVRFRVQVLPSAAGQTISNTAKVSYNAQTLGTGYSQEATSSASVTVVGFTLAGQVYHDLEPNGLKSSGESWSDGATVWVKLLQGGSVVAQAQVDPGSGVFSFTGVAPGSYTLFLDNNNDPSDTTPTPPPGWLFVNPPSGSLNVSVSQDLSGLDFGLFHGARLVGTVFYDDGEGGGAANDAWQTGGERGVSGVAVTAQGSGTRSATTDGQGRYVLYIPWNFGPFTLSHPLRPATGWNDGSTAHPVSGWSEAQSPAFPTLDAGAIAGTEVARNFGVVRESRLYPPQTGQAASPGVVVYAHLYRPGTLGGLTLSLANAPSWTVQVRVDGNCDGDFDDPGEGFASLPQTLPVGPSWPREADGSLKACALEVRVLVPPGVPAGAVDVTLLQGALSWANNPGVVDLRSLADTTTVSGGEVRLEKRVRNVSQGTGFGTLGEGRPGEVLEYCVAYRNLGTASVSQFVLTDPVPFFTDPLPSVPDYGGKAIRWSHGSATLYLTASQGDDAGEVSGGVVRVEVGNVGPGEAGEVCYRAQIR